TACAAGCGATACGATTATGGCTTGTATCGAGCAAATCGTTTCAGACGCTGAAACGTTATCTACGGTAGCAGCAGACGATGCAACCCTGTTGCGCTGGAGGAACTGGTTCCAAGCGCAGTACACCTACTTGCTCGGATGTTTGGCATCGATCACCATTCGCTTCACTCAGAACCCTGTGGAGAAATCGTCCGTATCTTCGCAGTCTGCACATCATTGTATCGGACACTACGTCGGGGATGCCCCCGGCTGGCTGGCGAGAATTGTCCGCCCCATCGTCAATTCAAATTTGTGGGTACATACCCGTTCTGCATTCTTGTCCGTTTAGCCCTGCGGTAGACTCATCTCGAAGTCTACCAAGTGAGGTGCTAAGGATATGAAAGATCAAAAGAGAGCCGAGGCCATTGCGGCGGAGCGTGTACAACTGCTGTCTCCGCTTTTGGCAGAAGGACTTGACCCTGCCAAGGCGAGAGAGATCAAGGCTAGGATTTGTGAGCAGACAGGAATCTCCGAGCGGACGCTACGCCGGTATTTGGCAAAGTATCGTCAAGACGGTTTTGGGGGGCTAAAGCCGAAAGGCAAAGGGCGGCAACCGTCAGACGCAACGATTCCGCCGGAGGTATTAGAGCAGGCCATTCTGCTGCGCCGTGAGGTACCCAGCAGAAGCGTTGCCCAACTCATTCAAATCCTCGAATGGGAAGGACGTATCCAACCTGGTGAGATCAAGCGCAGTACCCTCCAGGAGAAGCTAGCTCAGCGTGGCTACAGCACACGCCACATGCGTATGTATGCTGAATCAGGTGTGGCCGCAAGGCGTTTTCAACAGCGCTATCGCAATCGTCTCTGGCATTCGGACATCAAATACGGTCCGTATTTGCCCATAGGTCCGGATGGTGCCATGAAGCAAGTGTTCCTTGTCACGTTCATCGACGACGCGACGCGGTTTGTGCTGCATAGTGAGTTCTATCCGGTCATGGACAAGACCATTGTGGAGGACTGCTTCCGCCGGGCGATTCAGAAGTTCGGCGTACCCGAATCGGTCTACTTCGGCAACGGCAAGCAATATCGTACCAAGTGGATGACCCGTGCATGCTCCAAGCTCGGCATCCGGCTGTTGTTTGCGAAGCCCTACTCGCCGGAGGCTACAGGGAAGGTCGAACGTTTCAATCGCGTTGTTGACGCGTTTCTAAGTGAGGCAGCGCTTGAGAAACCGAAGACACTGGAGCGGCTGAATGAGCTATTTGCGGTGTGGCTGTCGGAGTGCTACCAGAACAAGCCGCATTCAGCGCTCGAAAACAAACGCAGTCCAGAATCAGCTTTTCGCAGCGACAAGAAGGCGCTCCGTTTCGTCGATCCAGATACGCTCGCAAATGCCTTCTTACACTGCGAGACACGTAAGGTCGACAAGTCGGGTTGCATCAGCTTCATGGATCGCAAGTATGAGGTTGGCCTTTCATTCATCGGCCGCACGGTGGATGTCGTGTTCGACCCTGCGGATATCACGGAACTTACGATCGAGTACGAGGGGCATACGCCGTGGCGTGTTCGGGAACTCATCATTGGCGAACGCGCGGGAAAGCGTCCGCCGTTACCGGACCACCTGAACAGATTGCCAGCTGACGCCTCAAGGTTGCTTGCTGCTGCAGAAGAGCGCAGCCGGGATCGAAAGGCTCAGCAGGTACCTGCTGTAGCCTACCGCCGGGTCAAGAAGGAGGACAGCCATGTTTGAATCCTTTTACGGGCTCCATTGTTCTCCATTTTCGAGGGATATTCCAACGAGTGAATTGTACGAGTCGGACATACTGGAAGAGACGCTCGGACGTCTTACGTACGCAGCTGAGCGGCAGTGGTTTGCCGTTGTTACCGGCGACTGCGGAACAGGCAAGACAACGACGATTCGCCGGTTTACCGAATTGCTCGACCCTGCCAAGTACAAGGTGCTCTACCTGTCGGACTCCAAGCTGACGCCGAGACACTTCTACAAAGGGCTGCTTGAGCAACTCGGCTGCGAGTCAAAGTTCTACCGAGGCGACGCCAAACGCCAGCTTCATCGCGAGATCGAGCTCATGCGCGGCATTCATCGGCTACAGCCAGTTGTTGTCATCGATGAGGCTCATTTGCTCGACCGCGAAATGCTGGAGGAAGTACGCTTTCTGCTTAATTTCAAGATGGATGCACAGAGCCCGATGGCGCTCATTCTCGTGGGCCAAAGCGAACTATGGGATCGCCTGAATCTTCAGGCGTATGCTGCGATCCGTCAACGTATCGACCTGCAGAGAAAGCTGCCCTACTATGATCGAGCCCAGACGGGCGCTTATATTCAGCGGCATATGACTTATGCCGGTGCAGAGCATGATGTTTTTACGGATAGTGCGATCGACGACATTTACCGTTTCTCCAGCGGTGCCGCTCGGATGATCAACAAGGCGTGTACACACTGCCTCATCTACGGCGCACAGAACAGACATCGGATCATCGACGATCATATGGTCAAGCGTGTCATACAGGGAGAATTATCGTGATTCTCCCCTTTTTCATTAATTCAGTCGGACATCTTGTCCGTCACCAGCAGGACAACTTATCCCGTCAACTGGTGGACATTATGTATTAGCAGTAACAATTGCCAGTTGGGACAGTTTGTAAACATTCTTGCGAAGTAGAGTTCTCATAAGAAGCAATCTCTGCAATAGTTTTCGCATTTTGCTTCCAATGATCCGAATACATGAATCCCAAAATATCGATATCTTTAATATTCTGATCGTTATCCATCTACATCTCTCCCTCAGATTCTGTTTCTTTGACCGTTCAGACAGCAGCTCTTGCTTAAGAAAGGAGGTGGGGCCCGATGGTCCACATCATTGATCTAAAGGTATCATTTGCTTTCGTTTTCTGTCCTGGTTGCTCCACAAATGGAGCAAAAGCTCGTTGGGTTTTCGGGTTATGCGAGGATTTCGGTCGAAAGAAACAAGAATCTGCTCCATTTGTGGAGAGTTGATGATGAGTGCTTTGATACGGGATTAAGTTGATGGAGTGTAAAGCTTAGGTTGAAGGAAGACCTTCTTCAACTAGCCTTAAAATTCATCCATGGTGAAATAGACGAAATCACTTATATCAGCAGGCATGATCGAGACTGGTATGAGGTGAAAGAACTGGCAGCTACTGACCCAATAACTTTTGGTATTCTGCTACGGAAACTATCCTTGCCTTATCGTCGAAAAGCATTGATACATGCCTTTAGTTTAAGGACAGCGGAGTTAAAAACACTCTTGCTGGGAGATTTTTCGGAATCTTCTTCTACAATTTTCGACTTAACAAACCCTTTGAAATCTAGGAGATTCAGCAATGAGCTACTGGCCCAATTTGGCATCATCCACCGTGTTCCTTTTGATTGGGCTTATAAGGATAGGCTTGTTATGGAGCGATGGAACTTTAAAAATTATGATTTTAGCGGGATAGCTTTAACTTGTATGAAAGACCTGATTCCGTTATTGAGAATGGCTGAAGATCGTAATAGAGATGTAAAAGGATATGTCATCCAGACAAACACGGATCAAGAATGTTATATCCGTCTAGAATCACGAACCGATGTGATCGTCGTTGATCTATATCAAAATGACCTATTAAGTTTGGACAAACTCATGTCCGCTCTAAAATCGAGGTCCTTAACATGGTCAGGATTCATTACCCAATCCGTTGTACCTGGGCACCGGTACTGGACATTCATTGGGGCGGAAAATGAATCAGCTATTGCTCGGGTCTTGGAATCGGAGTTCAAGTATATCCAAAACGACATGCGATTGTGATAGGACAATCAGCATATGGAATAAGGTGTATTGAGGTGAAAAGTATGGAGCGAATGCCGACAATCAAAATCGTATATGTGCCTCATACTTTATGCAGTGATACAGCACAAATCTCAAACACCTTATCCGCTGCAGAGGCCAAAAATGCCGTTATCGATTACATCCTAAAGCGTTTGATCTTGAAACCGACTGAATAAGCCGGTTTTTTTGTTTCTCTCTTTGTCCATACTGGAAAGTGATAGTGATAAGAAAGGAGAAGAGCGAACCTCCATGTATACGGCCATATATCCAAGGGTTTCTACAGGCATGCAAGCATCAGAGGGCACAAGCCTTGATGCACAAATTGAGATTTGCATGCGGAAAGCGAAAGACTTGGGAATTCCCGAATCCATGATCAAAGTTTATCGCGAAGAAGGATTCACAGGTGAAGATATCGATCGGCCCGCCATGAATGAATTCAGACAAGATGTTGCGCAAGGGCTGGTCCGTCGCTTGATTGTTACCCACCCCGACCGGTTGACCAGGGACTTGACGGATAAATTAATCCTTTGCCGTGAGCTGGAGCGGAGCAATATCGAGCTGGTGTTCGTGGACACGGAATACCGGAATACGCCGGAAGGGCAGCTTTTTTTCAACCTGATGAGTTCCATAGCACAATACGAGTTGTCTTTAATCAAGAAGCGGACGGTACGCGGAAGACTCAAAGCGGTGGAAAAAGATAAGAAGATCATGCCCATGCGTGTGGCTCCCTATGGATATGATCTTCATGAAAATACCTTGATTATCAATGCGCAGGAAGCCGAATTTGTCCAGAAGATATACCACTGGTATGTTCATGAGAACTATACGCTTCGTGAAATCGGGGATCGACTCTATGCGTTGGGGGCGGTACCCAAACGAGGGGAAAGCAGGAACTGGAGCGCCAGTTCCATTAGAAGGGTTCTTACTTCTGAGGTGTACATCGGCAAGTTCTATTACAATCGTAGAGAAACCCGGAAGATTCGCGGGGAGAAAACCAAGAACGGCACACCGAAAAAAACATATGCCTTTCGCGAGGAAAAGGACTGGATCGAGGTTACCGTGCCAAGTATCATTGACCCGCAACTGTTTGAATTAGCCCAGGTGCAGAAAGAGAAAAACATGAAACGGTCAGGAAATGTAAAGTATGAGTATTTGTTAAAATCCATGATCCGGTGTGGACATTGCGGCAGAATGTGGCAAGCAACTACTTATACAGGCCGGGTAAATAAAGAAACGGGAGAAAAGATCCGTTACACCTGCTACAGATGTCCAAACCTCTTCCCAAAGAAGTATGGTGAAGGAGTTGAGAAGTGCCCAACTCAAACGTTGCGCGCCGATATGTTGGATCATTACGTCTGGCAGCTCATTTTGGAGACATTGTCTAATCCCGATGATTATATGGAGCGGCTGCAAAGCAAATCGAATGAGATTAACCTGGAACTTCAATCCGCCGCGGACCACATCAAACGTCAGCTGGAGCAGAAGGAGAAGGAAAAGGAAAAAATCAAAATCATGTTCAAGCGGGAGGTCATTGATGAGCAGGAGATGCTTACCGAAATGCAAAAGATTAATGCCGGACTAAAGTCGTTGGAGCAAGAGCTTGCCGGGTACGAAAAGCAGTTGTCAGAACAAGCGGAGAAGGAAATATCGGCCAATCGGATTGCCGAGGTCTCCAAGGCTGTCCGAAACTTTATCGAGAGCGCCGGCGACGAGCTTACCCTTGAGGAGAAGCGACATATCCTGGAGACCCTGGTTGATGAAGTTATTATTCGCTACGACGGGAACGAAGTACAGATTACTGCAGTCGGCGCCCTTGACGAGTTGAAACGGCAACAGTTTCTTCAGCATGAGGATGACATCGGTTCGTGTTCACAACCTCAAAAAGTTCGAGAACACCGGAGAAGACAGTGAAGATTTGATTTCCATTGGAACCATCGGGTTAATCAAAGCGATTGAGAGTTATCAGGTTGATAAAGGGACAAAGCTGGCTACCTATGCTGCGCGGTGCATTGAAAATGAGATCCTGATGCATCTGCGCAGTTTGAAAAAGACAAAAAAAGATGTCTCCCTGCATGATCCCATCGGTACGGACAAAGAAGGAAACGAAATCACCCTGATCGACGTGCTCGGCACCGAAACGGACGAAGTGGTGGATGCAGTGCAACTGAAACTGGAATCCAACAAAATTTACCAGCATATTCACATCCTCGACGACCGGGAAAAAGAAGTGATTATCGGTCGATTCGGGCTGGATCAGGACAAGGAAAAGACGCAGCGGGAAATCGCCCGCGAGCTGGGCATTTCCCGTTCCTACGTATCCCGGATCGAAAAACGGGCCTTGATGAAGCTGTTCAATGAATTTTACCGGACGAAGCAGGCACAGGGGAGATAGTGTTCATTCCTTCGGGAGTTGATACGCGCTCACTTCTTGGCATGTGTGCCCCTTCGCTGTCTTGAGGGACGATTGCGAAGGGGGATATTCCCGCTAAGGGGTGGGCCTTTTTCTTGCCAGCGAATCAGGGACAATGAGATCCCGGCGTGGACAACACTCCACGCCGCTTTGTCATTTTTCGTACAGATGCCATGAAAGAAGGATAACAAAAACGAAGGGGTCATACGGCAGTGGCCTCCCCCTTAGTTGACTCATCCCCACCTTTATATTAATTTTGTAGTATTCTCTCATGGACAGCAGATTAAATATTGGGGTGATCTAGTTTGTATGAAGAAAGATTGTATGAGCTTATCTGCGAAAACAGCGCTGTAGTCGACATCACAGATGAGGAGCAGTTTTATCGCTTTTCGACTTCGTTTATGGCGCAAGAGCTTAACATTCCTCGAAGCATTGCTAGCTCCACCCTGAACAAACTGTACGGCACAGGCGAACTGACGAAGATCAATACAAGACCCGTCTATTATTTGAGCCGCACACAGCTGGAGATGCGATTTCATGTTGATCATATCCCCGCATTGTTTTCAAGCGTTGATCAGTTATCTGCTTTTCTCCAGCAGAATCATGAAAGGAAAGATACCTTTTCCGCCATCATCGGCCATGATAAAAGCCTAAAAACGCAAATAAAACAGTGCAAGGCGGCGGCGTATTATCCTGGGACGGGGCTGCCGCTTTTAATAAGCGGACCTACCGGGACCGGCAAAAGTATATTGGCAAAGCATATGCACACGTTCTGTTTACAGAAAAAACTGATTATGGAGAATGCTCCGTTTATTACATGTAACTGTGCGGATTACGCAGACAATCCAGAATTGCTGACGGGCGTGCTTTTTGGGTATGTAAAAGGTGCTTTTACCGGAGCGGACCATGACCGAGTTGGCATTCTAGAGCTCGATGAAGCCCATCGTCTCAGTTCCAGCGGTCAAGAGAAGCTGTTTATCTTTATGGATCAAGGGATCTTCAATCGGCTAGGCGAAGGTTCCAAAAACAGAAGGAGCAAGGTTCGGTTAATTTTTTCCACCACAGAGCGTCCCAAAGATGTATTTCTTGAAACCCTATTGCGGCGTATTCCCATCCACATTCATATGCCGGCTCTGGAGGAACGAAGCAGGGAAGAAATTGTGCACCTGATCTGCCATTGCCTCAGCAATGAGTCTCGCATGTTAGGCCGCGATCTGATTGTCGGCCAAGAATTTTTCAAAGTGCTTTTGCATCATAAATTTGAAGGCAACATCGGAGAGTTGAAAAACGCGATCAAGTACGCTTGTGCCCAAGCGTATCTCCTCTTTTGTGAGCAGGATGCCGATGATGTGATCGCTGTACAATGCAGCGATCTGCCGGACAAGATCGTCAACGCCTCAAATCGCAACCGTCATTCAAACGGGTGGGAGTGGAAACTGGCTCCCGAACGAATCCGGATATCCAAAAACTTCAGATATGAAAAAATTCAGCGGTTGGTAGAAAAACAAGCCACCTCTCGCCATGTGCAGACAGCATATGAACATGTGTATCATGCTTATCTCTTTGCTGCCAATCAGCAGGCGGATCAGACAGCAGCGGGCATGGAAAAGAAGTTGAAACAATACATGGATGTGCTGGTTGAGGAGCAAAAAAGCATCGGGTCAAACATCCAGTTATCCGTTCTGGACGCAACCATCACTCATATCCTAGACAACTTTTTATCCGCCTGGGATGTAGCCCTGCCCAATCATGTGCGCCATTTTCTCTCTCTTCATTTTTTCAGAAGAATGAATTTTATGAATATGGATAACGCGATATCTGGAAACGAATCAAAGCGATTCGAAGCTTTCTTGCAAGTGAGTTTCCGCAAGTGTATTCTCTGACAGAGAATCTGTTTCAACTCTTTTCGATCAATCTCGAAGTCCGTCTCAAGTACGCTGATTTTATCATCCTTGCCTTATGCATCAAGATAAGCATGCAGCAGTCAAAGACGTTTCGCACGAAAGCCATCATTGTTGGAAACGGATATTCTGCCGCAACGAGTATTGCAAATACCGTCAATCGATTGCTTGATCATCAACTGTATGATTCCATCGACCTGTCTCCCGATATTCCGGAAGAAGCATTTGCCCAACGGATCCGTTCGATAACCGAAAGCGCTGACCAGAGAGACCTGATTGTCCTGGTTGACACGGATCGTTTTGTCGAACAAAAAATAGCGATTTCCGAACAGTTTACGGGCAGTGTGTTCATCCTAAGAAATATAACGACGCAATTTGCCCTCGGGGTGGGGCGTGCGATCATGCAGGATTTATCCGCGGAAGAGATCTTTGGTTCTCTCTCCAACCATCATCATCTGAAATACAATCTTTACCACTCCTATGGAGTGCCGTTTTTTAATAGCAATGGGGTAAATTTGTTCCTCACGATGTCGAAAACGGTCCGGAATATTGGGTGGAAAAAAACGGGATGGGTTTGGTTAATCGCAGTTTATCAAGTGATTCTGATGGTGTGGCATCATATGAACAGAGTCGGCACAGACAAGTTGGCCGAATGGATGAACACTAGTCCATTGACATTGTCCGAGATCAATAACGAAAAAGTTGATTGAATCTATCCTGAAAATTAACTCGTAGCACGAACTGAAAAAGGCAGCACGAAGTTGACCCTGAACCTTACAAAAAATGGTTAGGGTTAAAACGACGAAATATAGTCACTAAAGGCTCAAGATGCTACTGATTCTTCTGTGACCTTTAACCCCAAGGATTCAAGTTTCTTTAGAGATTGTCTGATGATAGTGTCGCGTTTGCGTTCCTCGTAATAAGTCGGGCCCAATTCAATGTAAGGTTGTCTGCGCTTGAGAATGTAATACGCGATCATCAATATGCTGTGAGCTACGGCTACTACTGCTCGATTGGCTCCCCTACGTGCGGCAATCCGATGGTATTGACTGGACAAGTACGTATTCTTCGTTCTC
This sequence is a window from Brevibacillus composti. Protein-coding genes within it:
- a CDS encoding DDE-type integrase/transposase/recombinase, with translation MKDQKRAEAIAAERVQLLSPLLAEGLDPAKAREIKARICEQTGISERTLRRYLAKYRQDGFGGLKPKGKGRQPSDATIPPEVLEQAILLRREVPSRSVAQLIQILEWEGRIQPGEIKRSTLQEKLAQRGYSTRHMRMYAESGVAARRFQQRYRNRLWHSDIKYGPYLPIGPDGAMKQVFLVTFIDDATRFVLHSEFYPVMDKTIVEDCFRRAIQKFGVPESVYFGNGKQYRTKWMTRACSKLGIRLLFAKPYSPEATGKVERFNRVVDAFLSEAALEKPKTLERLNELFAVWLSECYQNKPHSALENKRSPESAFRSDKKALRFVDPDTLANAFLHCETRKVDKSGCISFMDRKYEVGLSFIGRTVDVVFDPADITELTIEYEGHTPWRVRELIIGERAGKRPPLPDHLNRLPADASRLLAAAEERSRDRKAQQVPAVAYRRVKKEDSHV
- a CDS encoding ExeA family protein → MFESFYGLHCSPFSRDIPTSELYESDILEETLGRLTYAAERQWFAVVTGDCGTGKTTTIRRFTELLDPAKYKVLYLSDSKLTPRHFYKGLLEQLGCESKFYRGDAKRQLHREIELMRGIHRLQPVVVIDEAHLLDREMLEEVRFLLNFKMDAQSPMALILVGQSELWDRLNLQAYAAIRQRIDLQRKLPYYDRAQTGAYIQRHMTYAGAEHDVFTDSAIDDIYRFSSGAARMINKACTHCLIYGAQNRHRIIDDHMVKRVIQGELS
- a CDS encoding recombinase family protein, with translation MYTAIYPRVSTGMQASEGTSLDAQIEICMRKAKDLGIPESMIKVYREEGFTGEDIDRPAMNEFRQDVAQGLVRRLIVTHPDRLTRDLTDKLILCRELERSNIELVFVDTEYRNTPEGQLFFNLMSSIAQYELSLIKKRTVRGRLKAVEKDKKIMPMRVAPYGYDLHENTLIINAQEAEFVQKIYHWYVHENYTLREIGDRLYALGAVPKRGESRNWSASSIRRVLTSEVYIGKFYYNRRETRKIRGEKTKNGTPKKTYAFREEKDWIEVTVPSIIDPQLFELAQVQKEKNMKRSGNVKYEYLLKSMIRCGHCGRMWQATTYTGRVNKETGEKIRYTCYRCPNLFPKKYGEGVEKCPTQTLRADMLDHYVWQLILETLSNPDDYMERLQSKSNEINLELQSAADHIKRQLEQKEKEKEKIKIMFKREVIDEQEMLTEMQKINAGLKSLEQELAGYEKQLSEQAEKEISANRIAEVSKAVRNFIESAGDELTLEEKRHILETLVDEVIIRYDGNEVQITAVGALDELKRQQFLQHEDDIGSCSQPQKVREHRRRQ
- the sigK gene encoding RNA polymerase sporulation sigma factor SigK translates to MRMTSVRVHNLKKFENTGEDSEDLISIGTIGLIKAIESYQVDKGTKLATYAARCIENEILMHLRSLKKTKKDVSLHDPIGTDKEGNEITLIDVLGTETDEVVDAVQLKLESNKIYQHIHILDDREKEVIIGRFGLDQDKEKTQREIARELGISRSYVSRIEKRALMKLFNEFYRTKQAQGR
- a CDS encoding sigma 54-interacting transcriptional regulator — its product is MYEERLYELICENSAVVDITDEEQFYRFSTSFMAQELNIPRSIASSTLNKLYGTGELTKINTRPVYYLSRTQLEMRFHVDHIPALFSSVDQLSAFLQQNHERKDTFSAIIGHDKSLKTQIKQCKAAAYYPGTGLPLLISGPTGTGKSILAKHMHTFCLQKKLIMENAPFITCNCADYADNPELLTGVLFGYVKGAFTGADHDRVGILELDEAHRLSSSGQEKLFIFMDQGIFNRLGEGSKNRRSKVRLIFSTTERPKDVFLETLLRRIPIHIHMPALEERSREEIVHLICHCLSNESRMLGRDLIVGQEFFKVLLHHKFEGNIGELKNAIKYACAQAYLLFCEQDADDVIAVQCSDLPDKIVNASNRNRHSNGWEWKLAPERIRISKNFRYEKIQRLVEKQATSRHVQTAYEHVYHAYLFAANQQADQTAAGMEKKLKQYMDVLVEEQKSIGSNIQLSVLDATITHILDNFLSAWDVALPNHVRHFLSLHFFRRMNFMNMDNAISGNESKRFEAFLQVSFRKCIL